From Desulfonatronum thiosulfatophilum:
TATATGGAGTCGCCGCCAAGTCGGCCTTGCCGGACCTCCGCGACATAGCCGCGAACCCGGTGGAAAAAGACTACAACCAGCGCGATGCGGCCCTGGCTGTCGAGTACATCACCGAGGCCGTGCGCATCGCCGACGAGCAGGTCGTTCACCTGTGCAAGCGTTGCGGTGTGCGCTTGGCACCGGATGAATACGTCCGCAGCCGCAAGGCATTCCAGCGTCCGTTTTGCGATCATTGCTTCGACGAGGTTTTCCTGGAGCGCCGCAACTACGAGATCAAGGTGGAACTGCAAAAAAACATTCGCTCCAAGGACGGCACATGGGTGCAATCCGAGGGCGAGCGGCTCATCTGCGAAGCCCTAAAGGCCGAAGGCATCCGCTATCGTTACGACGAACGATTCCGCATCCTGGACGGGTACGCCATCCGACCGGATTTCTATCTCCCGGAATTTGACGTCTATATCGAATATTGGGGCATGGACACGGCGGACTACAAAATTGGCATGCTCAAGAAACAACAACTCTACCAGCAGCAAAGCAAGCGCCTCATCTCTTTGTATCCGGTCGACAAGCCGGCCATGCGCGCCCGTCTGCTGGAGAAACTGCGGCAATATCGCTGACTTGCTTTTCTGGCGAGTCGCGACGTCGCACAGCGTAAGCGAAGTCAGATCCATGTACACGGAAGCCGACCTCCTTCCTCTTTCCGCCTTGCAGCACTTGCTGTTCTGCCCCAGGCAGTGCGCGTTGATCCACATCGAGCAGGTCTGGACGGAGAATCGCTTCACGGCCGAAGGGCGGGTCATGCACGAACGGGTGGATTC
This genomic window contains:
- a CDS encoding HEAT repeat domain-containing protein, which gives rise to MDKKLEQQFRQRAVDLGNSGDPAALPELAQLARSPVANVRRLAASAMGKLAGLADADEAASVLHPLLSDTHPQVRQYAIRALKLYGVAAKSALPDLRDIAANPVEKDYNQRDAALAVEYITEAVRIADEQVVHLCKRCGVRLAPDEYVRSRKAFQRPFCDHCFDEVFLERRNYEIKVELQKNIRSKDGTWVQSEGERLICEALKAEGIRYRYDERFRILDGYAIRPDFYLPEFDVYIEYWGMDTADYKIGMLKKQQLYQQQSKRLISLYPVDKPAMRARLLEKLRQYR